The following proteins are encoded in a genomic region of Cataglyphis hispanica isolate Lineage 1 chromosome 1, ULB_Chis1_1.0, whole genome shotgun sequence:
- the LOC126851348 gene encoding lysozyme-like, whose product MRELWMIMFILTIVAIRSPVEGKIFTECEVVKELERAKISKSFISNWVCLMRSESGLNSALMTGPKTASSYSFGILQINSAKWCTRGRKGGICFKRCEDFLNDDIQDDIACGKKIFDQEGFKSWEGWTKKCKNKPLPSIAHCKRRRRMVAPVEVIDPATV is encoded by the coding sequence ATGAGAGAATTGTGGATGATCATGTTTATCCTGACGATCGTAGCTATTCGTTCGCCAGTAGAGGGAAAGATATTCACAGAATGTGAAGTCGTAAAGGAGCTGGAGCGAGCTAAAATCAGTAAAAGCTTCATCAGCAATTGGGTCTGCCTGATGCGAAGCGAAAGTGGCCTGAATTCGGCGCTAATGACTGGTCCAAAGACAGCATCCAGCTATTCCTTCGGTATCCTTCAAATCAACAGCGCTAAGTGGTGCACGAGAGGACGTAAAGGTGGCATCTGTTTCAAGCGGTGCGAGGACTTTCTCAATGACGATATTCAGGACGACATCGCGTgcggaaaaaagattttcgatCAGGAAGGATTTAAATCATGGGAAGGATGGACGAAGAAGTGCAAAAATAAGCCGCTACCCAGCATTGCGCACTGCaaacgaagaagaagaatggTGGCCCCAGTCGAAGTAATTGATCCTGCGACAGTATGA
- the LOC126849913 gene encoding chondroitin sulfate synthase 1 has product MGEVTYHPVMRKRRGLGSAFLGLFVGLILGFLILSYRLTVSNKQQQFTIWTSMPGLRSPPKASVRNMPRLKDDERINSSTTSLLFVGVMTAQKYLDTRAKAVYESWGKELPGKIAFFSSESSTVPENCPDLPLVPLPRVDDTYPPQKKSFMMLEYMWNNFGDRFEWFLRADDDVYVRTDRLEKLLRSVDSRRAMYIGQAGRGNSEEFGLLSLEYDENFCMGGPGVVLSRETLGRIVPHIKYCLRHLYTTHEDVELGRCVKKYAGIPCTWSYEMQSILYHNSSGSQAFTGNLKKKEVHRAITLHPVKNPPHMYRLHNYIRGLRIQDLQQERIHLHRDIHTMSQELGVNLETLRNYEIADGVRLFPVDSNSEDYPGDTDILGVPASLRSFKPTTSDEVIPWDFLSRLEYSLTDSNPRRRIHSDIKEGLEDITREVMASINSYSRQRGRVVEERSALYGYRRVNSYGADTILDLLLVYRKYRGRKVTLPVRRHVYLHQHFTGLEIRETVNGVEVQSRQKSDDKSIHGLFHGGFLNLNFNSEEEDSIRDKTINFIVPLSGRYEIFQRFLQNYEDICLTNGEKTSLLVVLYQHKSENSFNKTIDLIEQLKYKYRTASVEILPISGDFSRARALDLGVSKLQADDLMLFIDVDIVFTSSALNRIRLNTLSGRRMYFPIVFSQYDPKIVYGDAGKQDKFTINEISGHWRQYGFGIVSLYKRDYRTLGGLDLSIQGWGKEDVDFFEKAVKSDLDVFRAADRHLVHVYHEIECSRELSSLQLSMCIGSKTDTYAGVETLADMIYADPNILRFAKERRQKRTNPAG; this is encoded by the exons ATGGGAGAGGTGACGTACCATCCAGTGATGCGGAAACGGCGTGGACTGGGCAGCGCCTTTCTGGGCCTCTTTGTAGGCCTGATCCTTGGTTTTCTGATCCTCAGCTACCGCCTGACTGTCTCCAATAAACAACAACAGTTCACCATCTGGACCTCCATGCCCGGTTTACGATCACCGCCAAAAGCATCGGTTCGAAACATGCCGAGATTAAAGGACGACGAACGAATCAACAGCTCCACCACGAGTCTCTTGTTTGTGGGAGTGATGACGGCTCAAAAGTACTTGGACACTCGAGCCAAGGCCGTCTATGAAAGCTGGGGCAAGGAGTTACCCGGCAAGATAGCCTTCTTCTCGTCGGAATCCTCGACGGTACCTGAAAACTGCCCCGATTTACCATTGGTGCCGCTTCCACGAGTGGATGACACTTATCCGCCGCAGAAGAAATCTTTCATGATGTTGGAGTACATGTGGAACAACTTCGGCGATCGCTTCGAGTGGTTCTTGAGAGCGGACGACGATGTATACGTAAGGACAGATCGGTTGGAGAAGCTGCTGAGATCCGTCGATTCTAGAAGGGCGATGTACATCGGACAAGCCGGCAGAGGCAATTCGGAAGAATTCGGGCTGCTGTCATTGGAGTACGATGAGAATTTCTGCATGGGTGGTCCCGGAGTGGTGCTGTCCAGAGAGACACTCGGGAGGATTGTACCGCATATCAAATACTGCCTGCGCCATTTGTACACCACACACGAGGACGTCGAGCTTGGCAGATGCGTGAAGAAATATGCGGGGATTCCCTGTACTTGGAGTTACGAG ATGCAGTCCATTCTTTATCACAACAGCAGCGGGTCTCAGGCGTTTACCGGAAATCTCAAGAAAAAGGAAGTTCACCGTGCCATTACTTTGCATCCTGTAAAAAATCCGCCTCACATGTACAGGCTGCACAATTACATAAGA GGACTGCGAATACAAGACCTGCAACAAGAGAGGATTCATCTGCATAGAGACATTCATACGATGAGCCAGGAATTGGGAGTCAACCTTGAAACTTTAAGAAATTACGAAATAGCGGATGGTGTACGTCTTTTTCCGGTTGATTCTAATTCCGAAGATTACCCCGGCGACACGGACATACTAG GTGTGCCAGCGAGTCTACGTTCGTTCAAACCGACGACGAGCGACGAAGTGATTCCGTGGGACTTCCTTTCGAGGCTGGAATATAGTTTGACCGATTCCAATCCAAGGCGACGTATTCATAGCGACATCAAAGAGGGTCTGGAAGACATCACAAGAGAGGTCATGGCCTCCATTAATTCTTATTCGCGGCAGCGCGGCCGCGTTGTCGAGGAACGATCGGCCCTTTATGGATACAGAAGGGTGAACTCTTACGGGGCCGACACTATATTAGATCTTCTATTAGTCTATCGAAAGTATCGGGGTAGGAAAGTCACTCTTCCCGTTAGACGACACGTTTATCTCCATCAACATTTCACTG GATTAGAAATACGCGAGACAGTAAATGGTGTCGAAGTCCAGTCTCGTCAGAAATCAGATGACAAGTCTATTCACGGTTTATTTCACGGTGGCTTTTTAAATCTCAATTTCAACTCAGAGGAAGAAGATTCTATACGAGACAAGACCATCAACTTTATCGTACCTCTGTCAGGTCGCTACGAAATCTTTCAAAGGTTTCTTCAGAATTACGAAGACATCTGTTTGACCAACGGTGAGAAGACGTCTCTGCTCGTCGTACTCTACCAGCACAAGAGTGAAAACTCTTTCAATAAAACGATAGATCTGATCGAGCAGCTCAAGTACAAATATCGCACTGCCAGCGTAGAGATTCTACCAATTTCCGGGGACTTTTCCAGAGCCAGAGCCTTAGACTTGGGCGTATCAAAACTACAGGCTGACGATCTGATGCTGTTCATAGATGTGGACATCGTATTCACGAGTTCGGCTTTGAACAGGATACGATTGAATACATTATCAGGACGGAGAATGTACTTTCCGATCGTTTTCAGCCAATATGATCCTAAGATTGTCTACGGTGATGCCGGGAAACAGGACAAATTTACTATAAACGAGATCTCCGGACACTGGAGGCAGTACGGTTTCGGAATTGTCTCTCTGTATAAGAGAGATTATCGTACCCTGGGCGGTCTGGATCTCTCCATTCAGGGATGGGGTAAAGAGGATGTGGACTTCTTCGAGAAGGCGGTAAAATCGGACCTCGATGTCTTCAGGGCGGCGGATAGGCACCTAGTGCACGTGTATCACGAAATAGAATGCAGCCGAGAGCTTTCTAGCCTGCAGTTGTCCATGTGCATTGGATCCAAGACTGATACGTATGCTGGGGTCGAGACTTTGGCTGATATGATTTACGCCGATCCGAACATATTGCGCTTTGCCAAAGAGAGGAGACAAAAGAGGACCAATCCTGCTGGTTAA